One genomic window of Luteitalea pratensis includes the following:
- the yidD gene encoding membrane protein insertion efficiency factor YidD: protein MSISPGARVAMALVRAYQLTLSPLFTGSCRYEPSCSRYAMTAFEQHGLRKGAWLAIRRLARCHPLGGSGLDPVPPPPFR, encoded by the coding sequence GTGAGCATCAGTCCCGGGGCGCGAGTCGCGATGGCGCTGGTGCGCGCCTACCAGTTGACCCTGTCACCGTTGTTTACCGGCAGTTGCCGGTATGAGCCGTCCTGCTCCCGGTATGCCATGACGGCATTCGAGCAGCACGGCCTCCGCAAGGGCGCGTGGCTCGCCATCCGGCGACTCGCTCGCTGTCACCCACTCGGCGGTTCCGGGCTCGACCCCGTGCCGCCACCGCCGTTTCGATGA